The following are from one region of the Sandaracinus amylolyticus genome:
- a CDS encoding FAD-dependent oxidoreductase: MHTKPVIAVVDDQPAALESLRDALERRYHADYRVCAFGSPESAQDELARLHERGEPVALVIADQWMPGTTGIELLDHAHGLHPHAMRALLVEWADRAAAPAILHGCAFGHLENYVIKPWSPPEVHLYPAIGEFLAEWTRAHGERLELVRIVSEVPSRRARELQELLDRSGIPYGVRDASSAEGIELLRETGLEHAPLPVLVFFDGRALVAPSNAELQDAIAEAAPSEASCDLAIIGAGPAGLAAAVYAASEGLRTFVVEREVVGGQAGTSSLIRNYLGFPRGISGAELAHRAWEQAWLFGAKYVLARAVVELRAEGAERVLVLEGGRTLRARAVLIATGASYRRLDVPALDRFAGAGVFFVVGGDARVMAGHEAFVVGAGNSAGQAVVHLAKHARKITLLVRGASLASSMSAYLVREIARTPNIEIRFDTEVVDGAGGGKLEQLTLHDRRTGALETVPAEMLFVMIGALPHTEWLAGVVQRDTHGYLLTGADVSDGGRRPTRYETSVPGVFAAGDVRHGSEKRLASAVGEGAVAVRDVHDYLSAPVAISPRKTAAWTEVSP; encoded by the coding sequence GTGCACACGAAGCCCGTGATCGCCGTCGTCGACGACCAGCCCGCAGCGCTGGAGTCGCTGCGCGACGCGCTCGAGCGCCGATACCACGCGGACTACCGCGTGTGCGCGTTCGGCTCGCCGGAGAGCGCGCAGGACGAGCTCGCGCGGCTCCACGAGCGCGGAGAGCCGGTCGCGCTCGTGATCGCCGATCAGTGGATGCCGGGGACGACCGGCATCGAGCTGCTCGATCACGCGCACGGCCTGCACCCGCACGCGATGCGCGCGCTGCTGGTCGAGTGGGCCGATCGCGCGGCGGCGCCGGCGATCCTGCACGGCTGCGCGTTCGGTCACCTCGAGAACTACGTGATCAAGCCGTGGTCGCCGCCCGAGGTGCACCTCTACCCGGCGATCGGTGAGTTCCTCGCGGAGTGGACGCGCGCGCACGGCGAGCGGCTCGAGCTCGTGCGCATCGTGTCCGAGGTGCCGTCGCGCCGGGCGCGCGAGCTGCAGGAGCTGCTCGACCGCAGCGGGATCCCGTACGGCGTGCGCGACGCGTCGAGCGCCGAGGGGATCGAGCTCCTGCGCGAGACCGGCCTCGAGCACGCGCCGCTGCCGGTGCTCGTCTTCTTCGACGGTCGCGCGCTCGTCGCGCCCAGCAACGCGGAGCTGCAGGACGCGATCGCCGAGGCGGCGCCGAGCGAAGCCTCGTGCGACCTCGCGATCATCGGCGCGGGGCCGGCGGGGCTCGCGGCCGCGGTGTACGCCGCGTCGGAGGGGCTCCGCACGTTCGTGGTCGAGCGCGAGGTCGTCGGGGGCCAGGCGGGCACCAGCTCGCTCATCCGCAACTATCTCGGCTTCCCTCGAGGGATCAGCGGCGCCGAGCTCGCGCATCGCGCGTGGGAGCAGGCGTGGCTCTTCGGCGCGAAGTACGTGCTCGCGCGTGCGGTCGTCGAGCTGCGCGCCGAGGGGGCCGAGCGTGTGCTGGTGCTCGAAGGAGGCCGCACGCTCCGCGCCCGCGCCGTGCTCATCGCGACGGGCGCGAGCTACCGCCGGCTCGACGTGCCCGCGCTCGATCGTTTCGCCGGCGCGGGCGTGTTCTTCGTGGTCGGCGGAGATGCGCGGGTGATGGCCGGCCACGAGGCATTCGTCGTCGGGGCCGGCAACTCGGCCGGGCAAGCGGTCGTGCACCTCGCGAAGCACGCCCGGAAGATCACGCTGCTCGTCCGCGGCGCGTCGCTCGCGAGCTCGATGTCGGCGTACCTGGTGCGCGAGATCGCGCGGACGCCGAACATCGAGATCCGCTTCGACACCGAGGTCGTCGACGGCGCGGGCGGGGGCAAGCTCGAGCAGCTCACGCTGCACGATCGGCGCACCGGCGCGCTCGAGACCGTCCCGGCCGAGATGCTCTTCGTGATGATCGGCGCGCTCCCGCACACCGAGTGGCTCGCCGGTGTCGTGCAGCGCGACACACACGGGTACCTGCTGACCGGCGCCGACGTGAGCGACGGCGGGCGCCGGCCGACGCGCTACGAGACCAGCGTGCCCGGCGTGTTCGCGGCGGGCGACGTGCGTCACGGCTCCGAGAAGCGCCTCGCGTCGGCGGTCGGCGAGGGCGCGGTGGCGGTGCGCGACGTGCACGACTATCTGAGCGCGCCGGTCGCGATATCGCCCCGGAAGACCGCGGCGTGGACCGAGGTCTCGCCCTGA